The genome window TATTCCTTCTTATGATGATGATAGTGTTCCTAATGGTTCAACGCATTCTGCGGCTTATTCAGCTACAACAAGAGTTTATGGAAGCGGTCAGACTATCATGTTTAATAATAGTTTAAGCTATAAAAAAACAATAGCCGAAAAGCACAATTTTGACGCAGTAATACTAGTTGAAAATAATAAATCTAAAGGCGAACAAGTTAACGCTGGGAGCCGTTACTCAATATCTGATGAAATTGATCAGTTAAATAGTGCAACAGTAACAGCTTTAAGCAGTACTTCATTTGAAGATTATAGAGTTGGATATGTAGGAAGGTTGAATTATAATTATGATGAAAAATACCTTTTTGCTGTTTCTGGAAGAAGAGACGCTTCGTCTCGTTTTGGCAGCAATTACAGATGGGCCAATTTTTATTCTGTTGCAGGGGGCTGGAATATAGCTAAAGAAAATTTTCTTCAAAATACTCAAGTAAGTACTTTGAAATTAAGAGCCTCATATGGTACTACTGGTAACGATGAAATTGGACGTTATGCATATAGTGCTGCCTTGGTAGGGAATTTAATCTATCCTATAGCAGGTAATGCAGCTGTTGGTACTACAGCTGGATCATTGGCAAGTCCGGATTTGCATTGGGAATCTAAAACAATGAAAAACATAGGTTTAGATTTTGGGTTTTTAAATGATAAAATTACAGGTAGTTTTGAAATCTATGATAATAGAAGCGATGATTTATTATTAAACTTACCAGTTGCACCTTCAATTGGATCTTTTTCAGGAAGCCAGCCTAAAAATGTTGGATCAGTTAGTACCAAAGGGTTTGAAGTTGTACTAGGTTATAATGATAATGAAGGTGATTTTAGATGGTCTGCTAACTTTAATTTAGGTACTAGCAAAAACGAAGTGTTAGATTTAGGAGGAATTGATAAAATAGCTGGAGGAACTGCATTTAGAGCTGGAGGTGACGCCATTTCACAAACTACTGTTGGTGATCCGTTATTCTATTTTTATGGTTTAGTTGCAGACGGCATCTATAAAAATCAGGCCGAAGTTGACGCCGTTTTTACAGCCACACCAGGGCAGACTACAGTTAAACCAGGTGATATAAGATTTAAAGACTTAAATGGTGACGGTAATATAACATCAGCAGACAGAACTAAAATTGGTAATCCTCTTCCGGATATTACTTATGGGATGAATTTTAATGCTACTTATAAACAATTTGATTTTAATTTCTTCATAACGGGAGTTCAAGGAAATGACATTTTCAATACCAATCGTTATGATTTAGAAGGTATGGCAAAGTTGTTTAACGCTGGTACAGCCGTATTAGACAGATCAATTGTTGCAAATGGAGTGGTAACTAATCCAGATTCTACAATACCAAGACTTAATGGAGCAGTACAAAATACAGCTGTAAGCAGCCGTTTTGTTGAAGATGGTTCTTTTGCAAGATTAAAAAACATAAGCATCGGATATACATTACCAAGCAACATCAGTAAATATTTTTCTAAGCTTAGAGTATATGCAAGTGGTCAAAACCTTGTAACAATAACTGATTACTCTGGATTGGATCCTGAAATAGGGAATGGAAATTCTAGTATTATTGGAGGGACTAATTATGACAAAGGTATTGATAGAGGAAACTATCCGCAGCCAAAATCGGTGTTACTAGGACTTGAAATTTCATTTTAATAAAATAAAACAAACATGAAAAATATAAAAAATATAAAATTTATCTTGGTAATATTCGCAGGAATATACATAATAAATTCTTGTTCAGATAAAGATTTAGAATTGACAAATCCTACTACTTTATCTCCTGAAACGTATTTCAAAACTAAAGACCAAGTAGAGTCATCTGTAAACGCAGCATATGCTAATTTGCAGACTACGGCACTTTATACGCGTTTGTATTTCTTTGAATTGGATAATATGTCTCATGAAAATGCAGGCAATCCACAGTTGGAAGCTGATAAAAAAGAATTTTTAGAGTTTTCTTTTGATTCAGGCTCTGCTGATATTTCAGATTATTGGACAGTTTGTTATTTGGGAATTAACAAATCAAATTTTGTAATTTCTAATTCAGACAAAATAAATGCAATCGATAATTCTATTCTGAATCAGGTTACAAAAGATAAATACATCGGTGAAGCAAAATTCATGAGAGCATTTTACTATTTTCTATTGGTTAAACGTTTTGGCGGGGTGCCATTATATGATGCACTTCCAAAAGGAGCAGATGATGTTAGGGCTAGAGCTACCGTAGCTGAAGTTTATAACTTAATCGTTTCAGATTTAAAAACTGCTGCTACTACTTTATTAAGCAGAACTGCTGAACAAAAAGGAAGAGCAACTAAAGAGGCTGCACAGGCCTTATTGGGGAAAGTTTTATTATATCAAAAGAAATATGATGAATCATTAGCTGCACTTAATGGGGTTACTGGATTTTCGCTTGAACCTGTTTACTATGATAATTTTGTTGAAGAAAAGGAACATGGAGTTGAATCTATTTTCGAAGTTGAGTTTGATGCAAAGCTGGGCACAGGAAATCTATGGGGTGCAGGAAATGGAGCTCAAGGCGGTAATGAATCTACTTTAAGAGGTCAGGAATATGGTAATTTGAACTGGTTTAACGTGTATCCATCGGACAATATATTAGATGAATTTGAAGCTAATGATAAAAGATTTGCAGCAACATTTTATGTTGTAGGTGATAAGTATAATAATGGAAATAATACAATGGTAGCTGCCAATTTTGGATCTGGTGGCGGAACGAGAAGAGCGGGCTGGAAAAAATATTCAAACTACTATAAGAAAATTGATGAGGCAATCGACTCGGGAATTAACTTCAAAATCATTAGATACTCTGATATTCTGCTTATGAAAGCAGAATGTGAAAATCAAAGAGCAGGTGGTGATCAAGTTGCAGCTATTGGTTACATCAATCAAGTTCGTGCTAGAGCAGGTGTACCAGCATTATTAACTACTCTTACAAAAGATCAAGTATTTAAAGCTATCATTCACGAACGCAAAGTGGAGTTTGCAGGTGAGCAAAGCCGTTTTGACGATATAATCAGATGGGGTAATGCTGCTACAGAATTAGTTGGAACAAAGTTTAAAGTAGGTAAAAACGAACTTTGGCCAATTCCTAATAATGAGACAGGTAAAAATTCTTTGATTACAGGAAACAATCCAGGCTGGTAATTTTATTATTATAGTTTTTCTAAAATTAGGTTAGGTTTTGTTGTTAGGACAGCGTATGAAAATACGCTGTTTTTACTACTTAATTTGAGATTACGTTTTTTGTTTTCTTAAAGCAGTTTATGAAATTTTAAAATTACTTTTCTATTTGTTAATCTTCCATTTTTAGCTTATTACAGTAATAAAAAATTAGAAGCAGAATCCCAATTTGAAATTAAAACTTGATGGCTTCTGAACAGCCATTCTATGTTAATCCCAATTTCAGACCAATAAAAAAAATTGATAGAGACAGGCATGCATTTTAATATATAGTCAATAATGTTTCCTCTTTTTTGCCCAAAAATAAAATTATCAGAAAAAATAGATTCTTGAAATACTTTAAAAAAATAGCTGTCTTTTTTTTGCTCCTGACATTTTTCTATAATGTTTTAGGAGTATATGTGTTGGTTACTGCTCAGAAAGAGCAGACATGGGTGGCATCTATGGAAAATGCAGATGATTCTAAATTTCAGATAATTGAATTGAATATTAATCCTTATGCATATGTTGTAGATTCTGGTTTTGAAGAAGTAAATGAGGATATAATAATCGATCACACAGTGTATCATGTTTTTAAAAACAGAATACAAAATAATGTTTTAAAATTATATTGTTTAAAAAATACCCATCAGGCTGCTGTAAATAAAAAGTTAAGGGATCTTGTAGATAATCAGTTAATCGACACAAATTCAAATAAAGAAAATCCAGCAAAAAAACTTTTAAAATCATTTGAAAAAGATTATATCTCAAATGATGCTGCTGTTTATGAATTCAATTCTGAATTTATCCCTGATTCAATATCATTTTCGTTTGTTTTTAAAAACGATTTATTAGATGGGTTT of Flavobacterium marginilacus contains these proteins:
- a CDS encoding SusC/RagA family TonB-linked outer membrane protein, translated to MKFAIIALLFFCAQAVFSQSKTINGVVSDKSGLPLSGVSVSVQGKSSSAITDFDGKYVINNVESDNKLVFAYIGMISQVVAVGSNSSINITMQDASQDLKEVVVVAYGVQKRGNVTGAISTVSSKDIAALPITNAESALQGRAAGVTVINNGSPGSTPEVSIRGLGSPNNNSPLYVVDGVIVGNLSSISPNDIESVSVLKDASTAALYGSRGSNGVVIVTTKKGKSGVGQLSFNTYTGFQKVGKTYDLLNSEQYQQYAKDWGVTINRPADFLKNNVNYLDEIFTTGAMQDYNLSYSSGTDHSTNRFSAEYLKQDGVIVDSGYERYTFRANNTQKIEKLRLTVGSNMGLSFGKQNPERISGGRTLIEHAIKAAPYLPVYNSTNLGGFQGPSNAADGQDAENPVRVQSLGYTINKTLGITGNIFAEFEIVKDLKFRSQVSLDYYDLDNRNFIPSYDDDSVPNGSTHSAAYSATTRVYGSGQTIMFNNSLSYKKTIAEKHNFDAVILVENNKSKGEQVNAGSRYSISDEIDQLNSATVTALSSTSFEDYRVGYVGRLNYNYDEKYLFAVSGRRDASSRFGSNYRWANFYSVAGGWNIAKENFLQNTQVSTLKLRASYGTTGNDEIGRYAYSAALVGNLIYPIAGNAAVGTTAGSLASPDLHWESKTMKNIGLDFGFLNDKITGSFEIYDNRSDDLLLNLPVAPSIGSFSGSQPKNVGSVSTKGFEVVLGYNDNEGDFRWSANFNLGTSKNEVLDLGGIDKIAGGTAFRAGGDAISQTTVGDPLFYFYGLVADGIYKNQAEVDAVFTATPGQTTVKPGDIRFKDLNGDGNITSADRTKIGNPLPDITYGMNFNATYKQFDFNFFITGVQGNDIFNTNRYDLEGMAKLFNAGTAVLDRSIVANGVVTNPDSTIPRLNGAVQNTAVSSRFVEDGSFARLKNISIGYTLPSNISKYFSKLRVYASGQNLVTITDYSGLDPEIGNGNSSIIGGTNYDKGIDRGNYPQPKSVLLGLEISF
- a CDS encoding RagB/SusD family nutrient uptake outer membrane protein; protein product: MKNIKNIKFILVIFAGIYIINSCSDKDLELTNPTTLSPETYFKTKDQVESSVNAAYANLQTTALYTRLYFFELDNMSHENAGNPQLEADKKEFLEFSFDSGSADISDYWTVCYLGINKSNFVISNSDKINAIDNSILNQVTKDKYIGEAKFMRAFYYFLLVKRFGGVPLYDALPKGADDVRARATVAEVYNLIVSDLKTAATTLLSRTAEQKGRATKEAAQALLGKVLLYQKKYDESLAALNGVTGFSLEPVYYDNFVEEKEHGVESIFEVEFDAKLGTGNLWGAGNGAQGGNESTLRGQEYGNLNWFNVYPSDNILDEFEANDKRFAATFYVVGDKYNNGNNTMVAANFGSGGGTRRAGWKKYSNYYKKIDEAIDSGINFKIIRYSDILLMKAECENQRAGGDQVAAIGYINQVRARAGVPALLTTLTKDQVFKAIIHERKVEFAGEQSRFDDIIRWGNAATELVGTKFKVGKNELWPIPNNETGKNSLITGNNPGW